Proteins encoded in a region of the Novibacillus thermophilus genome:
- a CDS encoding PRC-barrel domain-containing protein has product MRSSQDVLGLPIVAVSSGKQLGIVRDLLFDDRQRLFGLLVESKSWIKRRRYIPREHIVSFGPDAVTVDSEDAVETLEETYDEVVGVCSGKHKLKGLPVLTVTGSELGRLENVYFLEEMGTLIGYELTDGFLTDLKEGRKTLHPAERLTWGDDALIVPGDVTPESTPVSDRK; this is encoded by the coding sequence TTGCGCAGTTCACAGGATGTGTTGGGTTTGCCGATTGTAGCCGTCAGCTCTGGGAAACAACTCGGAATTGTGCGGGATCTGCTTTTCGACGATCGGCAGCGGTTGTTCGGGCTGTTGGTGGAATCTAAAAGTTGGATCAAGCGCAGGCGCTACATTCCGAGAGAGCACATTGTGTCGTTCGGCCCAGATGCGGTGACAGTGGACAGCGAGGACGCCGTAGAAACGCTGGAAGAAACGTATGACGAAGTCGTCGGGGTGTGTTCAGGAAAGCACAAGTTGAAAGGACTCCCGGTGTTAACGGTGACCGGTTCAGAGTTAGGTCGCCTCGAGAACGTTTATTTCTTGGAAGAAATGGGCACACTAATAGGGTACGAATTGACGGACGGTTTTTTGACCGACTTAAAAGAAGGTCGAAAAACCCTTCATCCGGCCGAACGTTTGACGTGGGGGGACGATGCGCTCATCGTTCCCGGCGATGTGA